The following are encoded together in the Choloepus didactylus isolate mChoDid1 chromosome 7, mChoDid1.pri, whole genome shotgun sequence genome:
- the LOC119539358 gene encoding low molecular weight phosphotyrosine protein phosphatase-like: MAAQLPKSVLFVCLGNICRSPIAEAVFRKLVTDQNISDNWRIDSATTSTYEIENPPDYRGQNCKRKHDIPMNHMAQQVTKDFATFGYILCMGESSLRYLNRKGSEKNCKAKIEVLGSSEAQKQLIIEDPCYGNDSDFETVYQQCVRCCKEFLEKSQ; this comes from the coding sequence atggcagcacagctGCCCAAGTCAGTGCTGTTTGTATGTTTGGGTAACATTTGTCGATCACCCattgcagaagcagttttcagaaaacttgtaactgatcaaaatatttcagataattggagGATAGATAGTGCCACAACATCCACTTATGAGATAGAAAACCCTCCTGATTATCGAGGGCAGAATTGCAAGAGGAAGCATGATATTCCTATGAATCACATGGCCCAGCAGGTTACCAAAGACTTTGCCACATTTGGTTATATACTATGTATGGGTGAAAGCAGTCTGAGATATTTGAATAGAAAAGGTAGTGAAAAAAACTGCAAAGCGAAAATTGAAGTACTTGGGAGCTCTGAGGcacaaaaacaacttattattGAGGATCCCTGTTATGGGAATGACTCTGACTTTGAGACTGTTTACCAGCAGTGTGTTAGGTGCTGCAAAGAatttttggagaagtcacagtaa